One segment of Kiritimatiellia bacterium DNA contains the following:
- a CDS encoding tetratricopeptide repeat protein, with product MNLQQAFKMTTVAACLFLAAATEGRAQADGPEELYRKGVGEFAAGNFSEAARFFKELIANFGNEPSLAAQMEGAFYAYGCCLYNLGQHADAIEAFKTYATKYPAARFRDEALYRVGVAHQILEAWDAAITAYRDLLAQYPRSAYAEDAAYQVGMAFMLQDKLADGVQAFTDFMGAFPGSDYWGQAGAFIARALFDQDKAVEAIDMLRKLEQRPRSWSVVTYCNFLAFEIGDAAFDETEYELALKAYRRVKPRAVLLRRQRETVEGLRAELDRFRRAKPTPEQVQARFMQERRLQGSLAQGEELLKKLEALPDYDASLFHRIGRCFFNLDRFWEARVAFMRVVEVASEDKIREAGHFDLVLCLSRLRRFDELIAEGDRYLDRYDPEWERN from the coding sequence TGCCTGTTTCTGGCCGCTGCGACGGAGGGCCGAGCCCAGGCTGACGGTCCCGAGGAGCTATACCGCAAGGGAGTCGGCGAGTTCGCGGCGGGCAACTTCTCCGAGGCGGCCCGCTTCTTCAAGGAGTTGATCGCCAATTTCGGCAACGAGCCTTCGCTGGCCGCGCAGATGGAAGGGGCCTTCTACGCCTACGGCTGCTGCCTCTATAACCTGGGCCAGCACGCCGACGCCATCGAGGCGTTCAAAACCTACGCCACGAAATACCCCGCGGCGCGTTTCCGCGACGAGGCGCTGTACCGCGTGGGCGTGGCCCACCAGATCCTGGAGGCCTGGGACGCCGCGATCACGGCCTACAGGGACCTGCTCGCGCAGTATCCCCGCTCCGCGTACGCGGAGGACGCGGCCTACCAGGTCGGCATGGCCTTCATGCTGCAGGACAAGCTCGCCGACGGGGTCCAGGCCTTCACCGACTTCATGGGCGCGTTTCCCGGTTCCGACTACTGGGGCCAGGCGGGCGCCTTCATCGCGCGCGCGCTGTTCGACCAGGACAAGGCGGTGGAGGCCATCGACATGCTCCGCAAGCTGGAGCAACGGCCGCGCAGCTGGAGCGTGGTCACCTACTGCAATTTCCTGGCCTTCGAGATCGGTGACGCGGCGTTCGACGAGACGGAGTACGAACTGGCCCTCAAGGCCTACCGTCGCGTGAAACCCCGGGCCGTGCTCCTGCGCCGGCAGCGCGAAACCGTGGAGGGCCTTCGCGCCGAACTGGACCGGTTCCGCCGCGCCAAGCCCACCCCCGAGCAGGTCCAGGCGCGCTTCATGCAGGAGCGCCGGCTGCAAGGGTCGCTGGCCCAGGGCGAGGAACTGCTGAAGAAGCTCGAGGCGCTGCCGGACTACGACGCCAGCCTCTTCCACCGGATCGGCCGCTGCTTCTTCAACCTGGACCGCTTCTGGGAGGCCCGCGTGGCCTTCATGCGGGTCGTCGAGGTCGCCTCGGAGGACAAGATCCGCGAGGCGGGCCACTTCGACCTGGTGCTGTGCCTGTCGCGCCTCCGGCGCTTCGACGAGCTGATCGCCGAGGGCGACCGCTACCTGGACCGGTACGACCCGGAGTGGGAGCGGAATTGA